A stretch of DNA from Cryptomeria japonica chromosome 4, Sugi_1.0, whole genome shotgun sequence:
TGATTCAACGTATAGTGAGTGTGCTCTGTATCTTATCATCTCCCACAGACTTGCAATAAAGTTAAATATTGTACACATTCAAGCGCTGTCCATCTGTTCTTCATCATCCCTAAAATTTGGTGAACCCAAGAACCAGGCCTAAAACTATTttataagaatgaagatgatgctGCTTCCTCTGCTACTCCTTTTCTCTGCACTGCCTGCTCTTATAGCAGAATCTTCTAATTATTCTGATCGTGAAGCTCTGATTGGTTTCAAGGCTGCTCTCTCTTTCGATCCATATAATTCTTTGCTCGATTGGTCTCTCGGTCACATCTTTTGCAATTGGACTGGTGTTACCTGCTCTCCTCCTCCCCAGCATGTGGTTTCCTTGAATCTCACAGGTATGGGATTACTTGGCCCCATCTCTCCATTACTGGGAAATCTTTCCTTCCTTAGAGTACTTGATCTCTATAATAACAGCTTGCAGGGCCATATTCCATACCAAATTGGAAATCCTTTTAGATTGACAACGCTTCGGTTGTCTCGTAACAATTTGGAAGGTCCCATTCCATCCTCTCTAGGAGGTTGTCGTTCTTTACAATCTCTCATACTGtcgtttaacaatttaagtggaagCATTCCATCTGAATTTAGTCTTCTTTCAAATTTAGAAACCAAGGCAATAGAAGTAAACCAATTGACAGGCTTTCTCCCACCTTTCATAGGCAACATGTCCTTCTTAACTACATTAAAGTTGTCTGAAAATAGATTCCAAGGTAGCATTCCTGTTGAATTGGGTATGCTTAGTCAGCTCAACTGGCTTAGTCTTTACACCAATAACTTAACAGGGTCACTTCCCATTGCCCTATCCAATTGCACTCATCTCAATGTATTGCAATTATATCGGAACAACTTAATTGGCCCAATTCCCTGGGAGTTTGGCAGGCTATCAGAGTTGCAATACGTTCTTTTGTAAATCAGCTCACTGGAGAAATACCCTCCTCACTGGGTAATTGGACTCAGCTTCAAGAGCTTTATCTGGAGCGCAACAAACTGAGAGGCGCAGTACCCCTGGTATTTGGGAAAATGAAGCAACTCAGACGGTTTGTTTTGTGGAAGAACCATTTTGTGAGTGGAGGCAGTGGTTTGCCCATTTTAACAGAGTTGATAAATTGCTCCAGCTTGGAACAACTTGATTTGGGTTTAAATTATCTCACTGGCGTCTTGCCCAATTCAGTTGGCCGCCTGTCCAATTCACTCTCCTTTCTTGCATTGAACTATAATGAAATTGGGGGGAACATACCAGATGAGATTGGTAACCTCACAAACTTGGCAACAGTAACCCTGGAAGCAAACAGCTTCAATGGGACCATTCCATCTACACTCAGTAAACTAACAAATCTGGAGAGAATATTTCTGGACAAAAACAATTTAGAAGGAACAATTCCAGAAGGTTTTGGCCAATCCAGAAGGCTTGGATTATTGTCACTTAGCGAAAACATGCTTTCAGGGCCAATTCCAGAGAGTCTTGGCAACCTCCAACAATTACGAGTGCTTGATCTTCATCGCAATCAACTGTCAGGGGAAATACCTGCTAGTTTAGGGAGATGTCAAACTTTGGAAATGCTGGACTTGGCTTACAACCAACTTACAGGAAATATACCTCCTGAAGTTGCAGGTCTTCAGAATCTCCATTTCTACTTTAACCTTTCTAACAATTTATTTAAAGGTTCAATTTTGGATGTGAGCAAAATGGTTATGGTTTTAGCTGTAGATTTATCTAACAATTATTTCTCTAGTGGCATTCCAAGCGCTCTAGCAAGCTGTACGGCTTTAGAATATCTAAACCTTTCTTGGAATGCATTTGAAGGCCCAATTCCAGTGTCTCTGGCAACACTAAAAAATCTTCAAGACATGGACTTTTCCGGCAACAATTTGTCAGGTACAATACCAGTGACTTTTCAAGACATGAAAATGCTTCGCCATCTAAATCTATCTTCAAACAGGTTAACTGGAGAGGTTCCAAAGGGAGGGGTTTTCTCAGATCTTGGATCCTCGGCAGTTGCAGGAAATCTTGGCCTCTGTGGTGCATGGATAAATTTACCGCCTTGCCTTAATTTCAAGTCCAAGCACAAAGGGCTATCAGTCTCCCATAAGGTACTAATTTATGTTCTTGTCAGCATTGTAATACTAGTCCTGTGCTTTGTATTGcttgcattttcctataaatgGATATATAAGAGGCGGAGCATCTCTACTGACAAAATGGACAAGGGTTCCTCTACTGAAACTGACATTGTAGATCAGAGTACCCTTGATCTCCATGTAGAACCCACAAGGATTTCATATGAAGAACTTGTGAGTGCAACTCATGGCTTTAGTGAGACGAATCTGCTAGGGAAGGGTGGCTTCGGATCAGTTTATAAAGGAATTCTGAATAATGGGAGAAATATTGCTGTCAAAGTTCTTAATTTCCAAGATAAAAATGCCAATAAAAGTTTTATTACAGAATGCAATGCACTGAAAAGAGTTAGACACCGCAATGTGATTAAAATCATAACAGTCTGTCCCAACCCTGTTCTTAAAGCTTTGGTTCTTCCAGTCATGTCAAATGGAAGTTTAGATAGGTGGCTGTACCCAGAGGGAGGAGATGAATGCAAACTGAATTTAAATGATAGATTAACAATTGCTCTAGGAATAGCCCAGGGGATGGAGTATCTACATCATTATTGTTTAGTACAAGTGATACATTGTGACCTGAAACCAAGTAATGTGTTAATGGGTGATGATATTACTCCATATATAGCAGACTTTGGCATTGCAAAAGTGGTTTTTGGAAACTCTCTTGATTCATTGGCTTCTACAAATGCACTTCAAGTATCTTTTGGTTACATGGCACCAGGTACTGGTTTTAGTCATTCTTATCTCTATATTACAGTGAATTCATTTTATATATTGCATCAATACATAAAATGAACTTTGAGAATTACTAATTAGTGTATTATCTGCAGAATATGCAATGGGTGGAAAGATTGGGACAATAGGAGATATATATAGTTATGGTATTTTACTGCTAGAGCTTTTGACAAGGAAGAAGCCAACAGATGCAATGTTTACAGAAGGATTGACTCTTCCTAAATGGGTAAGTATGAATTTTCCAGATGACATAGCAGAAGTGGTGGATTACACCCTACTTAGAAATGTGAATGAATCAGAAATTTTCCAGATGACATAGCAGAAGTGGTGGATTACACCCTACTTAGAAATGTGAATGAATCAGACACATCAATGGTATTGGTATGTCTTACTCAACTTTTACAGGTAGGGTTGGTTTGTACAAATAAATCCCCACTTTAACGTCCCAGTATGAAAGAAGTTGTCAtgaaactaaatgatattaaagatGGCTTTCTTAATTTGAGAAACCAACCAGCCaactaaaataaattgtttaattgAAAGGACAGGAATCTAAAACTAATATTGGTTCTGATCGATCAGGTCAGTATCATTATTTTTAAGATATATTTTCTTAGCTCAGTATTTCTATATCTTCTTATCATAATGTGATAATAATAATATTCAGATacattgttttgtttttatttagtGTTTCTTTCGTACAAAGTTCAAAATCCCCATCCATATAAATCTGATGAATATAAAGTTCATTCTTAACCCATCTTTGGAAAATTgtctttgttttttcatttttcacTATCTTGCCAAACCTGAACAATGATTACTGATAATATATTCTGTTCAATTATTGTAAAATCTGATCAAATGTCACTGTCTGAATGACTTGCTCCAATCAACATCTTTTTCAGCGCCGAGTTTGGAGGGAGATTCAATAATTAAAATACTTCCTACGCAAGATTCATATTTTTCCTTTTATAATTATTAGAGCTGTTTTGTTGTAATTTCTGCAACTCTTATCTTTCTCTAGATTTTGTTTTCaaggttttttatttatttttattatttattcccTATTCTGTTTTGTTTAATGAAAAAAATATTATAGTTATTTTTTTTAGTGTCTTATATGTTTTCTTATTTGATTTGAATTCTTATAGTTGTCATCTTTTGTTAAATTTGGTGAAAAAATGTATTGTAATGGTgaggttgaattcatttaattaatcTTTATTATCCTTATGCACATATATAGACCTATACATTTAGCCCACACTTAATATTTGCAAGTACATACATCAAAGCTTTGTGCACCAGGAATTGATTCTGTTGGTCTCCAACCTTGTTCGAGAAGGATATCTTTATTGGCAGACAGCTATCTAGAAGCATATATTCATTTATTCCTACAATTTATTACACTTATTCCATACACCTACCTTAATGCAATCACCACCCATCCAAATTTGACCATTTGCATGTGAACTCCATGGTCATGGACTTACGCTtgacattttaaaatttaaattcattttttttttctttgcgaTTGTCCCCTTTAATTTCATTTCCTATGCAAACAaagtttatgttttaaaaaaataggGCTACTATTTAAATTCATTCATCAACTTTCATTTGCGTATGAAGAATTCACTAGCCGCCCTCATTCTAGATAATCAATTTAACAATGATTGttgaaaaataaatgaataaacaaaAAGCTTTTACTtaatgggggaggactctagaagCCCAAAAAGTGTTAAATTTTCTAGAGCTGTTTTTTGCCCATTTTGTCCCTCTCTATTTCTTATCCTTTTGGAGCATACAAATTCTTAGGTTTGGCCATGACTAACCCACATGAGTCTCTTTCAAACACAAAAAGTGGTTGGTCTTTTGATTAGAATTTGTCATTATAATGTTGATGTCCTTACAATGGTTAGTAAGAAAGGTAAAGGATGACCTATCCTAATTTCTAAAAGAcctaaaaatgaaaaatgaaataaaaataggtTCGTCACTCTTGGTGAAAGTCTAGCCAAATGTATGGAAATGAGGAGGATTAAGAATAGATAGAAAATGCTAAATAAAATGAAGAAATCACATAAGAATAAGAGAACCTAGGAAAGGGGTAAGAAGGAGCTATTTCAACAAACAAAAAACAATCCATTATGTTCACGATTGGattagaatatatatttttttggggGAAACTTGATCTTCCTTATGCCCAAGCCAATTCCAACC
This window harbors:
- the LOC131037227 gene encoding putative leucine-rich repeat receptor-like serine/threonine-protein kinase At2g24130 translates to MKMMLLPLLLLFSALPALIAESSNYSDREALIGFKAALSFDPYNSLLDWSLGHIFCNWTGVTCSPPPQHVVSLNLTGMGLLGPISPLLGNLSFLRVLDLYNNSLQGHIPYQIGNPFRLTTLRLSRNNLEGPIPSSLGGCRSLQSLILSFNNLSGSIPSEFSLLSNLETKAIEVNQLTGFLPPFIGNMSFLTTLKLSENRFQGSIPVELGMLSQLNWLSLYTNNLTGSLPIALSNCTHLNLTGEIPSSLGNWTQLQELYLERNKLRGAVPLVFGKMKQLRRFVLWKNHFVSGGSGLPILTELINCSSLEQLDLGLNYLTGVLPNSVGRLSNSLSFLALNYNEIGGNIPDEIGNLTNLATVTLEANSFNGTIPSTLSKLTNLERIFLDKNNLEGTIPEGFGQSRRLGLLSLSENMLSGPIPESLGNLQQLRVLDLHRNQLSGEIPASLGRCQTLEMLDLAYNQLTGNIPPEVAGLQNLHFYFNLSNNLFKGSILDVSKMVMVLAVDLSNNYFSSGIPSALASCTALEYLNLSWNAFEGPIPVSLATLKNLQDMDFSGNNLSGTIPVTFQDMKMLRHLNLSSNRLTGEVPKGGVFSDLGSSAVAGNLGLCGAWINLPPCLNFKSKHKGLSVSHKVLIYVLVSIVILVLCFVLLAFSYKWIYKRRSISTDKMDKGSSTETDIVDQSTLDLHVEPTRISYEELVSATHGFSETNLLGKGGFGSVYKGILNNGRNIAVKVLNFQDKNANKSFITECNALKRVRHRNVIKIITVCPNPVLKALVLPVMSNGSLDRWLYPEGGDECKLNLNDRLTIALGIAQGMEYLHHYCLVQVIHCDLKPSNVLMGDDITPYIADFGIAKVVFGNSLDSLASTNALQVSFGYMAPEYAMGGKIGTIGDIYSYGILLLELLTRKKPTDAMFTEGLTLPKWVSMNFPDDIAEVVDYTLLRNVNESEIFQMT